One genomic region from Streptomyces sp. NBC_00582 encodes:
- a CDS encoding CBASS cGAMP-activated phospholipase: MTGARFQILALDGGGLRGIFSAAVLAALEEDAGVRVVDHFDLIAGTSTGGIISLGLGLGMRPREILDFYLRLGPRVFKNMMGLRTARQLVRAKYASGPLESALREVFGDRTFGESSKRLVIASYNLGADDVYLFRTAHHPRLARDWREHAYAVAMATVAAPTYLPGYPLSGTRLVDGGLWANNPSMIALVEAVGTCAVPLDALHVFSLGTTTEARHRSRRLDRGGMVQWGRDAVDVILRAQSISANNQVHHLTSPQRLLRLNPVVPAGLTALDKVDADDLIGWASHLSRSAGPRFREFLEHRAPRFAPFHGSNGAA, translated from the coding sequence ATGACTGGTGCGCGGTTCCAGATCCTGGCACTTGACGGTGGTGGGCTGCGGGGGATCTTCTCGGCCGCAGTGCTCGCGGCGTTGGAGGAGGACGCGGGCGTGAGGGTGGTGGATCATTTCGATCTGATCGCCGGAACGTCGACGGGCGGAATCATCTCACTCGGCCTCGGCCTCGGAATGCGGCCGCGCGAGATACTCGACTTCTACCTCAGGCTGGGGCCGCGCGTGTTCAAGAACATGATGGGGCTCCGCACGGCACGCCAGCTCGTCCGGGCGAAATACGCATCGGGCCCGTTGGAGTCGGCGCTGCGCGAGGTCTTCGGCGATCGGACCTTCGGGGAGAGTTCCAAGCGGCTCGTCATCGCCTCGTACAACCTCGGCGCCGACGACGTCTATCTGTTCCGGACGGCGCACCATCCGAGGCTCGCGCGTGACTGGCGGGAGCACGCGTACGCCGTCGCCATGGCCACGGTTGCCGCGCCGACCTATCTGCCGGGATATCCGCTGTCCGGCACGCGACTGGTCGACGGCGGGCTCTGGGCCAACAATCCGTCGATGATCGCGCTGGTCGAAGCGGTCGGAACCTGTGCGGTGCCTCTCGACGCGCTGCACGTGTTCAGTCTGGGCACGACCACCGAAGCCCGTCATCGCAGCCGTCGACTCGACCGGGGCGGGATGGTGCAGTGGGGCCGCGATGCCGTCGACGTCATCTTGCGCGCGCAGTCGATCAGTGCGAACAACCAGGTGCATCACCTGACATCGCCACAGCGGTTGCTGCGCCTGAACCCGGTCGTTCCTGCTGGACTCACGGCGTTGGACAAGGTGGACGCCGACGATCTGATCGGCTGGGCCTCGCACTTGAGCCGGTCGGCGGGGCCGCGATTCAGGGAATTCCTTGAGCACAGGGCACCACGATTCGCACCCTTCCACGGCTCGAACGGTGCGGCCTGA
- a CDS encoding SMODS domain-containing nucleotidyltransferase, with protein MTGTDLHDFRTFLERHVNIDRARLRRLEETVQRLQAALRRHAGFRETEPLFLPQGSWAQQTIIAPGRRTDFDADLLVSRRPEPSWSARPAEYLYSLQAMVAESLGSRHSVRVKTRCVEVSFEDHHVDLVPYVPRPFTGSLSPGSIVNRAENRFEPVDPDGFTRWFLDRDSAAGGHLRHVTRLLKFARDRESGLEVPSVILTVLLGRQIRRATAAGGGYIDLPTALRTVLTDLAHWLSLRPTLPEIADPSCSKAEFGHRLNAHSYGRLRSWIAECSFLVESASTAQDDTERLRCWRLLFGDGFGE; from the coding sequence GTGACGGGGACCGACCTCCATGACTTCAGGACATTCCTCGAACGGCACGTCAACATCGACAGAGCGCGTCTTCGGAGGCTGGAGGAGACGGTTCAACGACTCCAAGCGGCACTTCGGCGGCACGCGGGGTTCCGCGAGACCGAACCTCTGTTCCTGCCCCAGGGCTCATGGGCGCAGCAGACGATCATCGCTCCAGGGCGCCGAACCGACTTCGACGCGGATCTCCTCGTTTCCCGGCGGCCCGAGCCCTCGTGGAGTGCGAGACCGGCCGAGTACCTGTACTCGTTGCAGGCGATGGTGGCCGAGAGTCTCGGGAGCCGGCACTCCGTCCGGGTGAAGACACGATGCGTCGAGGTGTCGTTCGAAGACCACCACGTCGACCTCGTCCCCTATGTCCCGCGGCCCTTCACAGGCAGCCTGTCACCCGGCTCCATCGTGAATCGCGCCGAGAACCGATTCGAGCCGGTCGACCCCGATGGCTTCACCCGATGGTTCCTCGACCGCGACAGCGCGGCCGGCGGGCATCTGCGCCATGTCACACGGTTGTTGAAGTTCGCCCGCGACCGGGAATCCGGGCTCGAAGTCCCGTCGGTCATCCTGACGGTTCTGCTCGGTCGGCAGATACGTCGTGCGACCGCGGCAGGCGGCGGCTACATCGATCTCCCGACCGCGCTCCGCACTGTTCTCACCGACCTGGCCCACTGGCTCTCCCTACGGCCGACGCTTCCCGAGATCGCCGACCCCAGCTGCTCGAAGGCCGAGTTCGGACACCGCCTGAACGCGCATTCCTATGGACGACTGCGAAGCTGGATCGCCGAGTGCTCCTTTCTCGTCGAGTCCGCCTCCACCGCTCAGGACGACACCGAGCGGCTCCGGTGCTGGCGGCTGCTGTTCGGAGACGGGTTCGGCGAGTGA
- a CDS encoding tetratricopeptide repeat protein → MDSAEQSYGRALQLYESIDDKGRAADVVCNLATICWMRNELEEADRLYNSARDQYVAISSFHAVALVEQYLGNVAYTRSDLYRARWYYYRALLGIEGIDLVRAADCRVNIAAVLIGLGQCGAALRHLSAAEDGYRAQLSGDVLLVKMAEVDENAGLALKALARYAEAHVRLTRSRATYERLGVASKWAQLDHNLAELARVSGNPTEAAELYRRAMEGYRATHREHEIADSLLGLGIMALDGGDLSLARERFEAAAESYRHTGQWLALAHAVHNLGVSWSGDPERALSYVVPAWAVMRSMTWGLPEVTARAEWRTATEQAAGKALELAAGSGDSALLAELIEAMRATTLRPGMELPRGITSLDSAASEMPSVVPPTVDCGWPARLPAYMEDGEELRAVGGGGPPHLRNGSVALERLLTEHGRSE, encoded by the coding sequence TTGGACAGTGCCGAGCAGTCCTACGGTCGCGCCCTCCAGCTCTATGAGTCCATCGACGACAAGGGGCGGGCCGCAGACGTCGTCTGCAATCTCGCCACCATCTGCTGGATGCGCAATGAGCTCGAAGAGGCCGACCGTCTGTACAACAGCGCGCGTGACCAATATGTGGCCATCTCCAGCTTTCACGCCGTCGCGCTCGTCGAGCAGTACCTGGGCAATGTGGCCTACACACGTAGCGACCTCTACCGGGCACGGTGGTACTACTATCGCGCTCTGCTCGGCATCGAAGGCATCGACCTGGTCAGAGCCGCCGACTGCAGGGTGAACATCGCGGCGGTGCTGATCGGGCTCGGGCAGTGCGGTGCGGCTTTGCGTCACCTGTCTGCGGCGGAGGACGGCTATCGAGCGCAGTTGTCAGGGGACGTTCTTCTGGTCAAGATGGCCGAAGTCGACGAGAACGCGGGCTTGGCGCTGAAGGCTTTGGCGCGTTATGCGGAGGCACACGTGCGCCTCACACGGTCCCGCGCGACGTACGAGCGCCTTGGCGTGGCGTCGAAGTGGGCGCAGCTCGACCACAATCTGGCAGAGCTCGCCCGGGTCTCGGGCAATCCGACGGAGGCCGCCGAGTTGTACCGGCGGGCCATGGAGGGCTACCGGGCCACCCATCGTGAGCACGAGATCGCCGACTCACTGCTCGGACTCGGGATCATGGCTCTTGATGGCGGCGACCTTTCCCTGGCTCGCGAGAGGTTCGAAGCCGCCGCTGAGTCCTACCGGCATACAGGACAGTGGTTGGCGCTGGCGCATGCCGTTCACAATCTCGGTGTCAGCTGGAGTGGTGATCCAGAACGGGCGTTGTCCTACGTCGTTCCCGCCTGGGCCGTCATGCGATCGATGACCTGGGGGCTGCCGGAGGTGACGGCGCGCGCCGAGTGGCGGACCGCGACCGAGCAGGCCGCCGGAAAAGCACTCGAACTTGCGGCGGGTTCCGGTGACAGCGCTCTGCTCGCCGAACTGATCGAAGCCATGCGCGCCACGACGCTGCGGCCGGGGATGGAGCTGCCTCGGGGCATCACCTCCCTGGACAGCGCCGCGTCCGAGATGCCGTCGGTGGTGCCGCCGACGGTCGACTGCGGCTGGCCCGCTCGGCTCCCCGCGTACATGGAGGACGGTGAGGAACTCCGCGCCGTCGGCGGAGGCGGCCCACCACACCTGCGGAACGGCTCAGTCGCGCTGGAACGCCTTCTGACAGAGCACGGACGTTCGGAATGA
- the gndA gene encoding NADP-dependent phosphogluconate dehydrogenase — MSTTAQIGVTGLAVMGRNLARNFARNGYTVALHNRTVARTHALVEEFGDEGTFVAAETAKDFVAALERPRRLVIMVKAGEPTDAVIQEFAPLLEPGDMIIDGGNAHFADTRRRERELREQGIHFVGTGISGGEEGALHGPSIMPGGSPESYGSLGPMLERISAKAADGAPCVTHVGPDGAGHFVKMVHNGIEYADMQLIGEAYQLLRDVAGYAPAQIAEIFRTWNRGRLDSYLIEITAEVLSHVDAATGKPFVDVVVDQAEQKGTGRWTVQIALDLGVPVSGIAEAVFARSLSGHAALREASRGLAGPKAAPLGEAEAAAFADRVEQALYASKIVSYTQGFHEVAAGSEEYGWDIDLGAVSAIWRGGCIIRAAFLDRIRAAYDARADLPSLLSDETFAAEIGAAQDDWREVVAAAVRQGVPTPGFAAALAYYDALRAERLPAALTQGQRDFFGAHTYRRVDREGAFHTLWGGDRSEVHA, encoded by the coding sequence ATGAGCACTACAGCGCAGATCGGTGTGACGGGACTCGCGGTCATGGGCCGCAATCTCGCCCGCAACTTCGCGCGCAACGGTTACACGGTGGCGCTGCACAACCGGACGGTGGCGCGCACCCACGCGCTGGTGGAGGAGTTCGGGGACGAGGGCACGTTCGTGGCGGCGGAGACCGCCAAGGACTTCGTGGCGGCGCTGGAACGGCCCCGCCGACTCGTGATCATGGTGAAGGCCGGTGAGCCGACCGACGCGGTGATCCAGGAGTTCGCTCCGCTCCTCGAACCCGGCGACATGATCATCGACGGCGGCAACGCGCACTTCGCGGACACCCGGCGCCGGGAGCGCGAACTGCGCGAGCAGGGCATCCACTTCGTCGGCACGGGCATCTCCGGCGGTGAGGAGGGCGCGCTGCACGGGCCGAGCATCATGCCCGGCGGCTCGCCGGAGTCGTACGGCTCGCTCGGACCGATGCTGGAGAGGATCTCCGCGAAGGCGGCGGACGGCGCGCCCTGTGTCACGCACGTCGGGCCGGACGGCGCCGGGCACTTCGTGAAGATGGTCCACAACGGCATCGAGTACGCCGACATGCAGCTGATCGGTGAGGCGTACCAGCTGCTGCGGGATGTCGCCGGGTACGCGCCGGCGCAGATCGCGGAGATCTTCCGCACCTGGAACCGGGGCCGTCTCGACTCGTACCTGATCGAGATCACGGCCGAGGTGCTGTCCCATGTGGACGCGGCGACCGGGAAGCCGTTCGTGGACGTCGTCGTGGACCAGGCGGAGCAGAAGGGTACGGGCCGCTGGACGGTCCAGATCGCCCTCGACCTGGGCGTGCCGGTGTCGGGCATCGCCGAGGCGGTCTTCGCGCGCTCGCTGTCCGGACACGCCGCGCTGCGGGAGGCGTCGCGGGGGCTGGCCGGACCGAAGGCGGCGCCGCTGGGCGAGGCGGAGGCGGCGGCTTTCGCCGACCGGGTGGAGCAGGCGCTGTACGCCTCGAAGATCGTGTCGTACACCCAGGGGTTCCACGAGGTCGCGGCGGGCAGCGAGGAGTACGGCTGGGACATCGACCTCGGCGCCGTCTCCGCGATCTGGCGGGGCGGGTGCATCATCAGGGCGGCGTTCCTGGACCGGATCCGGGCGGCGTACGACGCGCGGGCGGATCTGCCGAGTCTGCTGTCGGACGAGACGTTCGCCGCGGAGATCGGGGCCGCGCAGGACGACTGGCGTGAGGTGGTGGCGGCCGCCGTGCGGCAGGGGGTGCCGACGCCCGGGTTCGCGGCGGCGCTCGCGTACTACGACGCGTTGCGTGCCGAGCGGTTGCCTGCGGCGCTCACGCAGGGGCAGCGGGACTTCTTCGGGGCGCACACGTATCGGAGGGTGGACCGGGAGGGGGCCTTCCACACGCTGTGGGGCGGGGACCGGTCGGAGGTGCACGCGTAG
- the panD gene encoding aspartate 1-decarboxylase has product MLRTLFKSKIHRATVTQADLHYVGSVTIDADLLDAADLLPGELVHIVDITNGARLETYVIEGERGSGVVGINGAAAHLVHPRDLVIIISYAQVTDAEARALKPRVVHVDGDNRIVALGADPSEPVPGSDQRRSPHAVSV; this is encoded by the coding sequence ATGCTGCGTACTCTGTTCAAGTCCAAGATCCACCGCGCCACCGTCACCCAGGCCGACCTGCACTACGTGGGATCCGTGACCATCGACGCCGACCTGCTGGACGCCGCCGATCTGCTGCCCGGTGAGCTGGTCCACATCGTCGACATCACCAACGGCGCCCGGCTGGAGACGTACGTCATCGAGGGTGAGCGTGGCTCGGGGGTGGTCGGGATCAACGGTGCCGCCGCCCATCTCGTGCACCCCCGAGATCTGGTGATCATCATCAGTTACGCTCAGGTCACCGACGCCGAGGCGAGGGCGCTGAAGCCGCGGGTCGTGCACGTGGACGGCGACAACCGGATCGTGGCCCTCGGGGCCGACCCGTCGGAGCCGGTTCCGGGCTCCGACCAGCGGCGCAGTCCGCACGCGGTCTCCGTCTGA
- a CDS encoding (2Fe-2S)-binding protein gives MVLLHVVDLDPELAALRPLGGFFLLRAAGEPPRPLPTLAAVYDDRSSDVHGNGLTFRVRKVSRALRAPEERIAASVAQQGLAARLWSVALGCAALYGAIPDLDPRLLRWDPDGSAPDDLWLTEVAALPGDAATLAAAVLDDHLEPLSAALRARHPVAAGLLRGNAASALSGAAGQLERWARLHGRPGTAARARALTAELFTHPLLADTGTRAETPAGTAFRRRSCCLYYRVPGGGVCGDCCFTRPPRSSPRAPSG, from the coding sequence TTGGTACTACTGCACGTCGTGGACCTCGACCCCGAACTCGCCGCGCTGCGCCCGCTCGGCGGCTTCTTCCTCCTACGCGCGGCCGGAGAACCGCCGCGCCCGCTGCCGACCCTCGCGGCGGTCTACGACGACCGGTCATCGGATGTTCACGGGAACGGCCTGACTTTCCGCGTCCGGAAGGTGAGCCGGGCGCTGCGGGCCCCCGAGGAGCGGATCGCCGCCTCCGTGGCCCAGCAGGGGCTCGCCGCCCGGCTGTGGTCGGTGGCCCTCGGCTGTGCCGCCCTGTACGGCGCGATCCCCGACCTCGATCCGCGGCTCCTGCGCTGGGACCCGGACGGCAGCGCCCCCGACGACCTGTGGCTGACCGAGGTCGCGGCCCTGCCCGGCGACGCCGCGACCCTGGCCGCCGCCGTACTGGACGATCATCTCGAACCGCTGTCGGCGGCCCTGCGCGCCCGGCACCCCGTCGCCGCCGGCCTCCTGCGCGGCAACGCCGCCTCCGCGCTGTCGGGAGCAGCCGGCCAGCTGGAACGCTGGGCGCGCCTGCACGGACGTCCCGGAACCGCCGCACGCGCGCGTGCCCTCACCGCCGAACTGTTCACCCACCCCCTGCTCGCCGACACCGGCACCCGCGCCGAGACCCCGGCCGGCACCGCCTTCCGCCGCCGCAGCTGCTGCCTCTACTACCGGGTGCCCGGCGGGGGAGTCTGCGGCGACTGTTGCTTCACACGACCCCCGCGCTCTTCCCCGCGCGCCCCGTCTGGGTGA
- a CDS encoding transglycosylase family protein, producing MAVRGRHRRYQPNRINRASLTVTAGGAGMAIPLIGAGAAQAADVDTWNKVAACESSTNWHINTGNGFYGGLQFTQSTWEAYGGKQYARRADLATRDQQIAIAEKVLEGQGPGAWPVCSVRAGLSRDGDTPDIHPNGTSGGTSTKSATSAKSSKTSLKDVQPQATPQSRAGTAEMYTVVRGDTLSGIADTQDVKGGWRRLYAANRTTIGTDPDLILPGQRLKLRAPAGTSAPRTSPSTSRSRTEQESDADDKAQTGHSLVAPVAAATGTPYHATGSSWSKGYHTGVDFPVPTGTSVKAVAAGTVVSAGWGGSFGYQVVIRHADGRYTQYAHLSAISVRDGQSVGGGQRIGRSGSTGNSTGPHLHFEVRTGPGFGTDVDPLAYLRAGGVRI from the coding sequence ATGGCCGTACGCGGCCGGCACCGCCGGTACCAGCCGAACAGGATCAACCGGGCCTCACTCACCGTCACCGCGGGCGGCGCCGGGATGGCGATACCGCTCATCGGCGCCGGCGCGGCCCAGGCGGCCGACGTGGACACCTGGAACAAGGTGGCCGCGTGCGAGTCCAGCACCAACTGGCACATCAACACCGGCAACGGCTTCTACGGCGGCCTGCAGTTCACCCAGTCGACCTGGGAGGCGTACGGCGGCAAGCAGTACGCCCGCCGCGCCGACCTGGCGACCCGGGACCAGCAGATCGCGATCGCGGAGAAGGTCCTGGAAGGCCAGGGGCCGGGTGCCTGGCCGGTGTGCTCGGTACGGGCCGGGCTGAGCCGGGACGGCGACACCCCCGACATCCACCCGAACGGCACCTCCGGCGGCACGTCCACCAAGTCGGCCACGTCGGCCAAGTCGTCGAAGACCTCGCTGAAAGACGTCCAGCCGCAGGCCACGCCCCAGTCGCGGGCCGGCACCGCCGAGATGTACACCGTCGTCCGCGGCGACACCCTCTCCGGCATCGCCGACACCCAGGACGTCAAGGGCGGCTGGCGGCGCCTCTACGCCGCGAACCGGACCACCATCGGCACCGATCCCGACCTGATCCTGCCGGGCCAGCGCCTGAAACTGCGCGCACCGGCCGGCACGTCCGCCCCCAGGACGAGCCCGAGCACGTCCAGATCCCGCACCGAACAGGAATCCGACGCCGACGACAAGGCGCAGACCGGCCATTCCCTGGTCGCCCCGGTCGCCGCGGCCACCGGAACCCCGTACCACGCCACCGGCTCCTCCTGGTCGAAGGGCTACCACACCGGCGTCGACTTCCCCGTGCCCACCGGGACCTCCGTGAAGGCGGTGGCCGCGGGCACCGTGGTCAGCGCGGGCTGGGGCGGGTCCTTCGGCTACCAGGTCGTCATCCGACACGCCGACGGCCGCTACACCCAGTACGCCCATCTGTCCGCGATCTCCGTGCGGGACGGGCAGTCGGTGGGCGGCGGCCAGCGCATCGGGCGGTCGGGCTCCACGGGCAACAGCACGGGCCCGCATCTGCACTTCGAGGTGCGGACCGGGCCCGGCTTCGGAACGGACGTCGACCCGCTGGCGTATCTGCGGGCCGGGGGCGTCAGGATTTGA
- a CDS encoding DMT family transporter, producing MSALALSVVLSLISAVAYASGAIVQEQVAVSSPDEQYAPLRRPGWWAAVVLNGLGGLLHVVALAYGPLSLVQPLGALTIVFALPMAALFVGRRAGATAWRGAIMATVGLAGLLSLVGASDAQSLGTPQRVTLAVVTAAAVLSLMVAGRAAHRHPAVRSMLLATASGMAFGMSSVFTKTVAVDWTDGVSAADIPSLAVIGVLATAGMLLSQASYRGAGLAAPLATLTVVNPVVAAAVGITMFGETFRYGTTGTMLALSCGVVAAGGLILLTTERLQGGSAVAGAVAAPEEEAVRPAGPALASAGTTPDTAALTGAEQALMPVLAVLPEELLVPTPIASDTVEVREDVRHDKPLVPAQAGEPLAGASDPGDRPMVFFHSPLYSAAYIPVPAVDRHRVRVKS from the coding sequence ATGAGCGCCCTCGCGTTGTCCGTGGTCCTGTCGCTGATCTCCGCCGTGGCGTACGCGTCCGGCGCGATCGTGCAGGAGCAGGTCGCGGTGTCGTCCCCGGACGAGCAGTACGCGCCGCTGCGCCGCCCCGGCTGGTGGGCGGCGGTCGTGCTGAACGGCCTCGGCGGACTGCTGCACGTGGTGGCGCTCGCCTACGGCCCGCTGAGCCTGGTGCAGCCGCTGGGCGCGCTGACCATCGTGTTCGCGCTGCCGATGGCGGCGCTGTTCGTCGGCCGCAGGGCCGGGGCGACGGCCTGGCGGGGCGCGATCATGGCCACGGTGGGTCTGGCGGGTCTGCTCTCCCTGGTCGGTGCCTCCGACGCCCAGTCGCTCGGCACCCCGCAGCGGGTGACCCTCGCCGTGGTCACCGCCGCCGCGGTGCTCTCCCTGATGGTCGCCGGGCGGGCCGCGCACCGGCATCCGGCCGTGCGCAGCATGCTGCTGGCGACCGCGTCCGGCATGGCCTTCGGCATGTCGTCCGTCTTCACCAAGACCGTCGCGGTCGACTGGACCGACGGCGTCTCGGCGGCGGACATCCCCTCCCTCGCCGTGATCGGTGTGCTGGCCACGGCCGGCATGCTGCTGTCGCAGGCGTCCTACCGGGGCGCGGGCCTCGCGGCGCCGCTGGCCACGCTGACCGTGGTGAACCCGGTGGTGGCGGCCGCGGTCGGCATCACGATGTTCGGCGAGACGTTCCGCTACGGCACGACGGGCACCATGCTCGCCCTGAGCTGTGGGGTGGTGGCGGCAGGCGGTCTGATCCTGCTGACCACCGAGCGTCTTCAAGGAGGATCCGCTGTGGCCGGGGCTGTGGCCGCACCGGAGGAAGAAGCGGTGAGGCCGGCCGGGCCCGCGCTCGCGTCGGCCGGGACGACACCGGACACCGCGGCGCTCACGGGCGCGGAGCAGGCGCTGATGCCGGTCCTGGCCGTGCTGCCGGAGGAACTGCTGGTGCCGACGCCGATCGCCTCGGACACCGTGGAGGTCCGGGAGGACGTGCGCCACGACAAGCCGCTCGTACCGGCCCAGGCCGGGGAGCCTCTCGCGGGGGCCTCCGACCCGGGCGACCGGCCGATGGTGTTCTTCCACAGTCCGCTCTACAGCGCGGCGTACATTCCGGTGCCGGCCGTCGACCGGCACCGGGTACGCGTCAAATCCTGA
- a CDS encoding GNAT family N-acetyltransferase, with product MSDIEIRDDRAAGRLEALGGAGEVVGRIEYFVLEAPARALVPVHTIVEPAHEGKGIAGSLARELYVIAAREGIPVAPLCPYVVQWAARHPEEAPPADPALLTAAKDWLRSHPGRF from the coding sequence ATGAGCGACATCGAGATCCGCGACGACCGGGCGGCGGGCCGCCTCGAAGCCCTCGGCGGGGCGGGCGAGGTCGTGGGGCGCATCGAGTACTTCGTCCTGGAGGCGCCCGCCCGCGCCCTCGTCCCGGTGCACACCATCGTGGAGCCGGCCCACGAGGGCAAGGGCATCGCGGGGTCCCTCGCGCGCGAGCTGTACGTCATCGCCGCGCGCGAGGGCATTCCGGTCGCCCCGCTCTGCCCGTACGTCGTGCAGTGGGCCGCCCGCCACCCGGAGGAGGCCCCGCCGGCCGACCCGGCACTGCTCACGGCCGCGAAGGACTGGCTGCGCAGCCACCCCGGCCGCTTCTGA
- the glgA gene encoding glycogen synthase, which produces MRVGLLTREYPPDVYGGAGVHVEFLARELHRLVDLDVHCWGESSLRERAEGIQRHRPWSALDGANDALRTFSVDLAMAAALEGRELVHSHTWYANLAGHLAKELYGVPHVVTAHSLEPLRPWKAEQLGGGYALSSWAERTALEAADAVVAVSAAMREDILTCYPALAPERVHVVHNGIDTGLYRPDHGTDALDRIGLDPERPYVLFVGRITRQKGVPHLLRAVRDIDPAAQVVLCAGAPDTPEIDQEFRALFTELGDARDGVHWIPRMLPRPEVIQLLTHAAVFVCPSVYEPLGIVNLEAMACGTPVVASRVGGIPEVVEDGATGLLVPVDEDDAVFEAGLARALDTVLADPAAGRRMGEAGRVRAVDEFGWDAVARRTVRLYEEILKQA; this is translated from the coding sequence GTGCGAGTGGGACTGCTGACCCGGGAGTACCCCCCGGACGTGTACGGCGGCGCGGGCGTCCATGTGGAGTTCCTCGCCCGCGAGTTGCACCGGCTCGTCGACCTCGACGTGCACTGCTGGGGCGAGAGCTCCCTCAGGGAACGCGCGGAGGGCATCCAGCGCCACCGCCCCTGGTCCGCCCTGGACGGCGCCAACGACGCGCTGCGCACCTTCTCCGTGGACCTCGCCATGGCCGCCGCCCTCGAAGGCCGCGAACTCGTCCACTCCCACACCTGGTACGCCAACCTCGCCGGCCATCTCGCCAAGGAGCTGTACGGCGTCCCGCACGTGGTGACCGCGCACTCGCTGGAGCCCCTGCGCCCCTGGAAGGCCGAGCAACTGGGCGGCGGCTACGCCCTGTCGAGCTGGGCCGAGCGGACCGCCCTGGAGGCCGCCGACGCGGTGGTCGCCGTATCGGCGGCGATGCGCGAGGACATCCTCACCTGCTATCCCGCGCTCGCCCCGGAGCGGGTGCACGTGGTGCACAACGGCATCGACACCGGCCTCTACCGCCCGGATCACGGCACCGACGCCCTGGACAGGATCGGCCTGGACCCCGAACGGCCCTATGTGCTGTTCGTCGGCCGCATCACCCGCCAGAAGGGCGTGCCCCATCTGCTGCGCGCCGTACGGGACATCGACCCCGCCGCCCAGGTCGTGCTCTGCGCGGGCGCCCCCGACACCCCGGAGATCGACCAGGAGTTCCGCGCCCTGTTCACCGAACTCGGCGACGCCCGCGACGGCGTGCACTGGATCCCGCGCATGCTGCCCCGCCCCGAGGTGATCCAACTCCTCACCCACGCGGCTGTGTTCGTCTGCCCCTCGGTGTACGAGCCGCTCGGCATCGTCAATCTGGAGGCGATGGCCTGCGGCACGCCCGTGGTGGCCTCCCGGGTCGGCGGGATACCGGAGGTCGTCGAGGACGGGGCGACCGGCCTTCTCGTACCGGTCGACGAGGACGACGCGGTGTTCGAGGCGGGGCTCGCCCGGGCGCTGGACACGGTCCTCGCGGATCCGGCGGCCGGACGCCGAATGGGTGAGGCGGGGCGGGTGCGCGCGGTGGACGAGTTCGGCTGGGACGCGGTGGCGCGGCGGACGGTCCGGCTGTA